A single Arachidicoccus sp. BS20 DNA region contains:
- a CDS encoding SDR family NAD(P)-dependent oxidoreductase: protein MSTQKIALVTGGSRGLGRDMAINLAKKGIDVVLTYNSNKTEADKVVATIQSLGQKAIAFQLDAGNVKSFDAFLKDVTDHLKEKTGSPNFDFLINNAGTALYALVNDTTEAQVDEAFNIHYKGVFFLTQKALPYINEGGGIVNISSGLARFSFAGSSVYASMKSAVETLTRYLAKELGSRKIRANVVAPGAIETDFGGGHVRDNKEINDHVASITALGRVGLPDDIGGVVAFLCTEDAKWINGQRIEVSGGMML, encoded by the coding sequence ATGAGTACACAAAAAATCGCATTAGTTACGGGCGGAAGCCGTGGATTGGGAAGAGATATGGCAATCAATCTTGCCAAAAAAGGCATTGACGTTGTATTGACTTACAACAGCAACAAAACCGAAGCGGACAAAGTGGTGGCAACCATTCAATCGCTCGGGCAAAAAGCAATCGCGTTTCAATTAGACGCCGGCAATGTAAAATCTTTCGATGCTTTTTTGAAAGATGTAACCGACCATTTAAAAGAAAAAACAGGCAGTCCGAATTTTGATTTCTTAATCAACAATGCAGGCACAGCGTTGTATGCGCTTGTCAACGATACTACGGAAGCGCAGGTGGATGAAGCATTCAATATTCATTACAAAGGCGTGTTTTTCCTCACGCAGAAAGCTTTGCCATACATCAACGAAGGCGGCGGAATTGTCAATATTTCATCAGGATTGGCACGTTTCAGCTTTGCAGGTTCGTCTGTTTATGCGTCCATGAAATCAGCGGTTGAAACACTTACGAGATATTTGGCGAAAGAATTAGGTTCTCGAAAAATCCGTGCAAATGTAGTTGCGCCGGGCGCGATTGAAACAGATTTCGGCGGCGGTCATGTTCGCGACAACAAAGAAATCAATGACCACGTTGCAAGTATTACAGCTTTGGGACGTGTAGGTTTGCCGGATGATATCGGCGGCGTAGTTGCATTCCTTTGCACAGAAGATGCAAAATGGATTAACGGTCAGCGTATTGAAGTTTCGGGCGGAATGATGT
- a CDS encoding GxxExxY protein: MTENEISYKIRGCIFKVYHNLGAGLLESTYEAALKYELINEGLNVLSQVPSPMIYETINVDIGYRLDLLVENKVIVELKSVEVLLDVYHKQLITYLKLSGFKLGLLVNFNTDDISKSIFRKVNGL, translated from the coding sequence ATGACAGAAAATGAAATTTCATACAAAATCAGAGGTTGTATCTTTAAAGTATATCACAATTTAGGCGCAGGCTTGTTAGAATCGACTTACGAAGCTGCATTGAAATATGAATTGATAAACGAAGGCTTAAATGTTCTTTCACAAGTGCCGTCGCCGATGATTTATGAAACGATAAATGTAGATATTGGTTATCGTTTAGACTTGCTTGTTGAAAATAAAGTTATTGTAGAACTGAAATCAGTTGAAGTCTTGCTCGATGTGTATCATAAACAATTAATCACTTATCTGAAATTATCGGGATTTAAACTCGGGTTGCTTGTAAATTTTAATACAGATGATATTTCAAAAAGCATTTTCAGAAAAGTGAATGGATTATAA